A genome region from Pseudomonas sp. N3-W includes the following:
- a CDS encoding cytochrome c, whose amino-acid sequence MSLRPWLLMLVLLCSACDDMAHQAKVKEQRPGTLFVNSSSSLQPPVGSVARGQLQTEATVQQRPELTEALLARGETEYRIYCTPCHGLSGLGDGLVVGRGFPQPPAFTEPRLLDATDEHLMQVIAQGQGLMYGYASRIKPADRWAIVAHLRLLQLSQHAELSNLPPPLRQAFEAAQP is encoded by the coding sequence GTGAGCCTGCGGCCCTGGTTGTTGATGCTGGTGCTGTTGTGCAGCGCCTGCGATGACATGGCGCATCAGGCCAAGGTCAAGGAACAACGCCCCGGCACCTTGTTCGTCAACAGCTCCAGCAGTTTGCAGCCTCCCGTCGGCAGCGTTGCGCGTGGCCAGTTGCAGACTGAAGCGACAGTACAACAGCGTCCCGAGCTGACCGAAGCCTTGCTGGCCCGGGGCGAAACCGAATACCGCATCTACTGCACGCCGTGCCACGGCTTGAGCGGGCTGGGCGATGGGCTGGTGGTCGGTCGCGGCTTTCCCCAGCCGCCGGCCTTCACCGAACCGCGTTTGCTCGACGCCACCGACGAACACCTGATGCAGGTGATCGCCCAGGGACAGGGCTTGATGTACGGCTACGCCTCGCGCATCAAACCGGCTGATCGCTGGGCCATCGTCGCCCATCTGCGGCTGTTGCAACTGAGCCAGCACGCTGAACTGTCGAACCTGCCGCCGCCCCTGCGTCAGGCGTTCGAGGCGGCGCAGCCATGA
- the fdxH gene encoding formate dehydrogenase subunit beta yields MASQDIIARSATTTVPPSVRHQEEVAKLIDTTKCIGCKACQVACSEWNELRDEVGHNLGTYDNPHDLSAETWTLMRFTEHETDAGNLEWLIRKDGCMHCDEPGCLAACPSPGAIIKHANGIVDFDQDHCIGCGYCITGCPFNIPRISQKDHKAYKCTLCSDRVAVGLEPACVKTCPTGAIVFGTKDDMKEHAAERIVDLKSRGFENAGLYDPIGVGGTHVMYVLHHADTPQIYAGLPKDPAISPLVGLWKGVSKPLALLAMGAAVLAGFFHYVRIGPQRVEEDEQPTLPDPAVHQVDPSVHTYDPRGEDRP; encoded by the coding sequence ATGGCGAGCCAAGACATCATTGCCCGTTCGGCCACCACCACGGTGCCGCCGTCCGTGCGCCATCAGGAAGAAGTGGCCAAGCTGATCGACACCACCAAGTGCATCGGTTGCAAGGCCTGCCAGGTCGCCTGTTCGGAGTGGAACGAGCTGCGCGACGAGGTCGGCCACAACCTCGGCACCTATGACAATCCCCACGACCTGAGCGCCGAAACCTGGACCCTGATGCGCTTCACCGAGCACGAAACCGACGCCGGCAATCTCGAATGGCTGATCCGCAAGGACGGCTGCATGCACTGCGACGAGCCCGGTTGCCTGGCGGCGTGCCCCAGCCCCGGCGCGATCATCAAGCACGCCAACGGCATCGTCGATTTCGATCAGGATCACTGCATCGGTTGCGGTTATTGCATCACCGGTTGCCCGTTCAACATCCCGCGCATCTCGCAAAAGGACCACAAGGCCTACAAATGCACCCTGTGTTCGGACCGCGTCGCAGTGGGGCTGGAGCCGGCCTGCGTGAAAACCTGTCCGACCGGCGCCATCGTCTTCGGCACCAAGGACGACATGAAGGAGCACGCCGCCGAACGCATCGTCGACCTGAAAAGCCGTGGTTTCGAAAACGCCGGGCTGTACGACCCGATTGGCGTCGGCGGCACGCATGTGATGTACGTGCTGCACCATGCCGACACGCCGCAAATCTACGCCGGTTTGCCGAAAGACCCGGCGATCAGTCCGTTGGTGGGCCTGTGGAAAGGCGTGAGCAAGCCGTTGGCGCTGCTGGCGATGGGCGCGGCGGTGCTGGCTGGGTTCTTCCACTACGTGCGCATCGGGCCGCAGCGGGTCGAAGAGGACGAGCAGCCGACGCTGCCCGATCCAGCGGTGCATCAGGTCGACCCCTCGGTACACACCTATGATCCGCGCGGGGAGGACAGACCATGA
- a CDS encoding DUF3341 domain-containing protein yields MSEALGLLAEFNAAEPLEQATRQACALGYRQLDAFAPFPLESLEALLAPKASWVPWMASVGAVSGIALALLMQIGTVLAYPLNIGGRPMIALPAFMVVTFLFAVVFAAGAAVLALLFGSRLPRLHHPLFAVEGFERGGDDRFLLFIAASDPLFDPVTTRDWLQQRSLAVREVAA; encoded by the coding sequence ATGAGTGAAGCGCTGGGGTTGCTCGCCGAATTCAATGCCGCCGAGCCCTTGGAGCAGGCCACCCGGCAAGCGTGTGCCCTGGGGTACCGCCAACTGGATGCGTTTGCGCCATTCCCACTGGAATCCCTGGAAGCGCTGCTGGCGCCCAAGGCTTCGTGGGTGCCGTGGATGGCCAGTGTCGGTGCCGTCTCGGGGATCGCCCTGGCCTTGCTGATGCAGATCGGCACGGTGTTGGCTTACCCGCTGAATATCGGCGGGCGGCCAATGATTGCCTTGCCCGCGTTCATGGTGGTGACGTTTCTGTTCGCCGTGGTGTTTGCTGCTGGCGCCGCCGTGTTGGCGCTGTTGTTCGGCAGTCGCTTGCCGCGTTTGCATCATCCGCTGTTTGCGGTCGAAGGCTTTGAGCGCGGCGGCGATGATCGTTTTCTGCTGTTCATCGCCGCCTCGGACCCGCTGTTCGACCCCGTCACCACGCGTGACTGGTTGCAGCAACGGTCGCTGGCCGTGCGCGAGGTGGCAGCGTGA
- a CDS encoding formate dehydrogenase subunit gamma, with the protein MIRKQILRYTANQRTNHWLVAILFFMAALSGLALFHPALFWLSNLFGGGPWTRVLHPFMGVLMFVLFLGLVIRFWRANFFIHNDGLWLRRVGRVIQNQEEGVPPIGKYNPGQKLLFWTLLACMLGLLFTGLVIWRAYFSAYFGITVIRWAMLLHALAGFVLVLSIIIHIYAGLWIKGSVDAMLHGWVSRAWAKKHHELWYREVTREEPVDRPISKKGG; encoded by the coding sequence ATGATCCGCAAGCAGATCCTGCGCTATACCGCCAACCAGCGTACCAATCACTGGCTGGTGGCGATCCTGTTTTTCATGGCGGCACTGTCGGGGCTGGCGTTGTTTCATCCGGCGCTGTTCTGGCTGAGCAATCTGTTCGGCGGCGGGCCGTGGACGCGGGTGCTGCACCCGTTCATGGGCGTGCTGATGTTCGTGCTGTTCCTCGGCCTGGTGATTCGCTTCTGGCGCGCCAACTTCTTTATTCACAACGACGGGCTGTGGCTGCGGCGGGTCGGGCGGGTGATTCAGAACCAGGAAGAAGGCGTGCCACCGATCGGCAAATACAACCCTGGGCAGAAGCTGTTGTTCTGGACGTTGCTGGCCTGCATGCTGGGGTTGCTGTTCACCGGGCTGGTGATCTGGCGCGCTTATTTCAGCGCGTATTTCGGCATCACGGTGATTCGCTGGGCGATGTTGTTGCATGCATTGGCGGGGTTTGTGCTGGTGTTGAGCATCATCATCCACATCTACGCCGGCCTCTGGATCAAGGGCTCGGTGGACGCGATGTTGCACGGCTGGGTCAGCCGCGCCTGGGCGAAAAAACACCATGAATTGTGGTATCGCGAAGTGACCCGCGAAGAACCGGTGGACCGGCCCATCAGCAAAAAAGGAGGATGA
- a CDS encoding SCO family protein — protein MSLERLLLMLLLIWLPCAGATAFDPFAAAGIDVAHVGAKLPLDTRFTDQHGQTVRLGDLLHGQPTVVVPLYYRCPNVCGAALSTLFNQLANQPYRLGRDFQVIAFSFDPREDAGAAREELTKLARHWPQLQNEPALHLLTSDAASSQALAAALGFGYRFDEQLQQYAHSSAVAVITGDGRLSRWLYGLGYQPEDLRLALTEAGQGKLGELKEQLLLLCYHYDPQSGTYSSRIIGLLQVAGSATVLVLGGFIFLALRRDKRRREVQP, from the coding sequence ATGAGCCTTGAACGTCTGCTCCTCATGCTGCTGTTGATCTGGCTGCCCTGTGCCGGCGCGACGGCGTTCGACCCGTTTGCCGCCGCCGGCATCGACGTTGCTCACGTCGGCGCCAAACTGCCGCTGGACACCCGCTTCACCGACCAGCACGGGCAAACGGTGCGTCTTGGCGATCTGCTGCACGGCCAGCCCACGGTCGTGGTGCCGCTGTATTACCGCTGCCCGAATGTCTGCGGCGCCGCGCTGTCGACCCTGTTCAATCAACTGGCGAATCAGCCGTACCGCCTGGGCCGCGACTTTCAGGTGATCGCTTTCAGCTTCGACCCCCGTGAAGACGCCGGTGCCGCCCGTGAGGAACTGACAAAGCTGGCCCGACATTGGCCGCAGTTGCAAAACGAACCCGCGCTGCACCTGCTGACCAGCGACGCCGCGTCCAGCCAAGCGTTGGCCGCCGCGCTGGGTTTCGGTTATCGCTTCGACGAGCAACTGCAGCAGTACGCCCACAGTTCGGCGGTGGCGGTGATTACCGGCGATGGCCGACTGTCGCGCTGGCTCTATGGCCTGGGCTATCAGCCCGAAGACCTGCGTCTGGCCCTGACCGAGGCGGGGCAGGGCAAGCTGGGCGAACTCAAGGAACAACTGTTGCTGCTCTGCTATCACTACGATCCGCAAAGCGGCACCTATAGCAGCCGCATCATCGGGCTGTTGCAAGTGGCGGGGTCAGCGACCGTGTTGGTATTGGGCGGGTTTATCTTTCTGGCGTTGCGTCGGGACAAACGTCGGCGTGAGGTGCAGCCATGA
- the fdnG gene encoding formate dehydrogenase-N subunit alpha yields MDLSRRQFFKVAGIGLAGSSLGALGMLPATAFAEQVRHFKLTHTRETRNTCPYCSVGCGLIMYSQGDNAKNVAQSIIHIEGDADHPVNRGTLCPKGAGLLDFIHSPSRLQYPQVRKPGSSEWTRISWDEALDRVADLMKADRDANFVEKNAQGQTVNRWLTTGFLAASAASNEAGYLTHKVIRSLGMLGFDNQARVUHGPTVASLAPTYGRGAMTNTWTDIANANLILVMGGNAAEAHPCGFKWVTEAKAHNKARLIVVDPRFTRTASVADYYAPIRTGTDIAFMGGLINYLLTEDKIQHEYVNAYTDVSFIVKAGFSFEDGIFSGYDVAKRSYTDKSGWGYEMGEDGFAKVDPTLQDPRCVYQLMKVHYSRYNIDLASQICGMPVDAIKKIWEEIATCSQPGKTMTILYALGWTQHSIGSQIIRSAAMVQLLLGNVGMPGGGVNALRGHSNIQGLTDLGLLSNSLPGYLTLGVDAEQDYDAYIAKRALKPLRPGQLSYWQNYGKFHVSLMKAWYGANATAENHWAYDYLPKLDIPSYDILKMFDLMGQGKVHGYMCQGFNPIAALPDKNRVMAALAKLKWLVVMDPLSTETSEFWKNVGPYNDVTSADIQTEVIRLPTTCFAEEDGSLVNSSRWLQWHWKGADGPGEAQTDVRIMSELFLRLRKRYQEQGGAFPDPILKLSWPYKITDEPSPEELAKEINGYATTDFTDASGLAVKGSSQLTAFAQLKDDGSTASGCWIFCGSWTEAGNQMARRDNSDPYGMKQHLGWAWAWPMNRRILYNRASADTQGKPWADNKKLVWWTGKAWGGTDVPDFKVDSAPEAGMNPFIMNPEGVARFFAVDKMNEGPFPEHYEPFETPIGINPLHPTNKKATSNPAARIFDSVWDSLGVAKDYPYAATSYRLTEHFHFWSKHCRLNAIAQPEQFVEIGEVLAKEKGIVAGDKVRVSSKRGFIEAVAVVTKRIRPLQVNGQVVHHIGIPLHWGFTGLTRHGYLTNTLVPFLGDGNSQTPESKSFLVNVEKV; encoded by the coding sequence ATGGACCTCAGCCGTCGTCAATTCTTCAAGGTCGCCGGTATCGGCCTTGCGGGCTCGAGTCTGGGCGCGCTGGGCATGCTCCCCGCGACGGCCTTCGCCGAGCAAGTGCGTCATTTCAAACTCACCCACACCCGTGAAACCCGCAACACCTGCCCGTATTGCTCGGTCGGTTGCGGCTTGATCATGTACAGCCAGGGCGATAACGCCAAGAACGTCGCCCAGAGCATCATCCATATCGAAGGTGACGCCGACCACCCGGTCAATCGCGGCACCTTGTGCCCCAAAGGCGCAGGCCTGCTGGACTTCATCCACAGCCCCAGCCGCTTGCAGTACCCGCAGGTACGCAAGCCCGGCAGCAGCGAGTGGACGCGCATTTCCTGGGATGAAGCGCTGGACCGCGTCGCCGACCTGATGAAGGCCGATCGCGACGCCAACTTCGTCGAGAAGAATGCCCAGGGCCAGACGGTCAATCGCTGGCTGACCACCGGGTTCCTCGCGGCCTCGGCGGCGTCCAACGAAGCGGGCTACCTGACCCACAAGGTCATTCGCAGTCTCGGCATGCTGGGGTTCGATAACCAGGCGCGTGTCTGACACGGCCCGACGGTGGCAAGTCTTGCCCCGACGTACGGCCGTGGTGCCATGACCAATACCTGGACCGATATCGCCAACGCGAATCTGATCCTGGTGATGGGCGGCAACGCAGCAGAGGCGCACCCCTGTGGTTTCAAATGGGTGACCGAAGCCAAGGCGCACAACAAGGCGCGGCTGATCGTGGTCGATCCGCGGTTCACCCGCACGGCCTCGGTGGCCGACTATTACGCACCGATTCGCACCGGCACCGACATCGCCTTCATGGGCGGGCTGATCAATTACCTGCTGACTGAAGACAAGATCCAGCACGAGTACGTCAACGCGTACACCGACGTATCGTTCATCGTCAAAGCCGGGTTCAGCTTCGAGGACGGGATTTTCAGCGGCTACGACGTGGCCAAGCGCAGCTACACCGACAAGTCCGGCTGGGGTTATGAAATGGGCGAGGACGGTTTTGCCAAGGTCGACCCGACCCTGCAAGACCCACGCTGCGTCTATCAACTGATGAAGGTGCATTACAGCCGCTACAACATCGACCTGGCCAGCCAGATCTGCGGCATGCCGGTGGATGCGATCAAGAAAATCTGGGAAGAGATCGCCACCTGCTCGCAACCGGGCAAGACCATGACGATTCTTTATGCCCTGGGCTGGACGCAGCACTCGATCGGCTCGCAGATCATCCGCAGCGCGGCGATGGTGCAACTGCTGCTGGGCAACGTCGGCATGCCCGGCGGCGGCGTCAATGCCTTGCGCGGGCACTCCAATATTCAGGGCCTGACTGATCTTGGCTTGCTCTCCAACTCGCTGCCGGGTTACCTGACGCTGGGGGTGGACGCCGAGCAGGATTACGACGCCTACATCGCCAAGCGTGCGCTGAAACCGTTGCGGCCGGGGCAGCTGTCGTACTGGCAGAACTACGGCAAATTCCACGTCAGCTTGATGAAAGCCTGGTACGGCGCCAATGCCACGGCCGAAAACCACTGGGCCTACGACTACTTGCCCAAACTCGACATCCCCAGCTACGACATCCTGAAAATGTTCGACCTGATGGGCCAGGGCAAGGTCCATGGGTATATGTGCCAGGGCTTCAACCCGATTGCCGCGTTGCCGGACAAGAACCGGGTGATGGCGGCGCTGGCCAAGCTCAAATGGCTGGTGGTGATGGACCCGCTGTCCACCGAAACCTCGGAATTCTGGAAAAACGTCGGGCCGTATAACGACGTGACAAGTGCCGACATCCAGACTGAAGTCATTCGCCTGCCCACCACCTGTTTTGCCGAAGAAGACGGCTCACTGGTCAACAGCAGTCGCTGGCTGCAATGGCACTGGAAAGGCGCCGACGGGCCAGGCGAAGCGCAGACCGACGTGCGGATCATGAGCGAGTTGTTCCTGCGCCTGCGCAAACGCTATCAGGAGCAGGGCGGTGCATTCCCCGACCCGATCCTCAAGTTGTCGTGGCCGTACAAGATCACCGACGAGCCGTCGCCGGAAGAACTGGCCAAGGAAATCAATGGCTACGCCACCACCGATTTCACCGACGCGAGCGGGTTGGCGGTCAAGGGCAGCTCGCAGCTGACGGCGTTCGCCCAACTCAAGGACGACGGCAGCACCGCCTCCGGCTGCTGGATTTTCTGCGGCAGTTGGACCGAGGCCGGCAATCAGATGGCGCGGCGTGACAACAGCGATCCGTACGGCATGAAGCAACACCTGGGCTGGGCCTGGGCGTGGCCGATGAACCGGCGGATTCTCTATAATCGCGCCTCCGCCGACACCCAGGGCAAGCCTTGGGCCGACAATAAAAAACTGGTGTGGTGGACCGGCAAGGCCTGGGGCGGCACCGACGTGCCGGACTTCAAGGTCGATTCGGCGCCCGAGGCCGGCATGAATCCGTTCATCATGAACCCCGAGGGCGTGGCGCGGTTCTTCGCCGTGGACAAGATGAACGAGGGGCCATTCCCCGAGCACTACGAGCCGTTCGAGACGCCGATCGGCATCAACCCGCTGCACCCGACCAACAAGAAAGCCACCAGCAACCCGGCGGCGCGGATCTTCGATTCGGTCTGGGATAGCCTGGGCGTAGCCAAGGACTATCCGTACGCGGCCACCAGCTACCGGCTGACCGAGCATTTCCACTTCTGGAGCAAACATTGCCGGCTCAACGCAATTGCCCAGCCCGAGCAATTCGTCGAGATCGGCGAGGTGCTGGCCAAGGAGAAAGGCATCGTGGCCGGCGACAAGGTGCGGGTCAGCAGCAAGCGTGGCTTCATTGAAGCGGTGGCGGTGGTGACCAAGCGGATTCGGCCGTTGCAGGTCAACGGCCAGGTGGTGCACCACATCGGTATCCCGCTGCACTGGGGCTTTACCGGGCTGACGCGCCACGGCTACCTGACCAACACCCTGGTGCCGTTCCTCGGTGATGGCAATTCCCAGACCCCGGAATCCAAGTCATTCCTGGTCAACGTGGAGAAAGTCTAG
- the coxB gene encoding cytochrome c oxidase subunit II — MKEHLLRLWPEQASDYAVSVDWLVIGFTAMMVLFVVPVFVALWLFIWRYRRGRKADRDHRAQSNLPIELTWIILPFIGSLVVFLFSARLFFIARTPPADAMEIQVTARQWMWKFQHPGGQREINTVHVPARRAVKLTMISEDVIHSLFFPALRIKQDVLPGRYSMLWFQAEHSGTYEAYCAQYCGTDHAAMLARLVVLDPADYERWLQANGTQADLISQGETLYRQFGCGSCHGTASAPPLEGLYNRQVKLADGSQVLADDDYLRESIMLPQQKLVAGYAPIMPTYSNLLDEEAVQRLVAYLRALPAGPAKENP; from the coding sequence ATGAAAGAGCATTTGCTGCGCCTGTGGCCGGAGCAGGCGTCGGACTACGCGGTGTCGGTCGACTGGCTGGTGATCGGCTTCACCGCCATGATGGTGTTGTTCGTGGTGCCGGTGTTCGTCGCCTTGTGGCTGTTCATCTGGCGCTATCGGCGCGGGCGCAAGGCGGATCGCGACCACCGTGCGCAAAGCAACCTGCCGATCGAGCTGACCTGGATCATTCTGCCGTTCATAGGCTCGCTGGTGGTGTTCCTGTTCTCGGCGCGGCTGTTTTTCATCGCCCGCACGCCACCGGCTGATGCCATGGAGATCCAGGTCACGGCGCGGCAATGGATGTGGAAGTTCCAGCACCCGGGTGGCCAGCGCGAGATCAATACTGTGCACGTCCCGGCACGGCGGGCGGTGAAGCTGACGATGATTTCCGAGGACGTGATCCACAGCCTGTTTTTCCCGGCCCTGCGGATCAAGCAGGACGTGCTGCCGGGGCGCTACAGCATGCTCTGGTTCCAGGCCGAACACAGCGGCACCTACGAGGCGTACTGCGCCCAGTATTGCGGCACCGACCACGCCGCCATGCTGGCGCGGCTGGTGGTACTCGATCCCGCCGATTACGAACGCTGGCTGCAAGCCAACGGCACCCAGGCCGACCTGATCAGCCAGGGCGAAACCCTGTATCGCCAGTTCGGTTGCGGCAGCTGCCACGGCACGGCCTCGGCGCCGCCGCTGGAAGGGCTCTACAACCGGCAGGTGAAACTGGCCGACGGCAGCCAGGTGTTGGCCGACGACGATTACCTGCGCGAAAGCATCATGTTGCCGCAACAGAAACTGGTCGCCGGTTACGCGCCGATCATGCCGACCTACAGCAATCTGCTCGATGAAGAAGCCGTGCAACGACTGGTGGCTTATCTGCGTGCCTTACCTGCCGGCCCAGCCAAGGAAAACCCATGA
- a CDS encoding cbb3-type cytochrome c oxidase subunit I encodes MSAPSYLHKQGLMSWFLTQDHKRIAVLYMITVTFFFFVGGLAASLIRIELVTPNGDLLTADGYNRAFTLHGVIMVWFFLIPSIPSVFGNFLVPIMIGAKDMAFPRLNLFSWYLLLGGGLFTLLALLLGGVDTGWTFYTPLSTMFSNGHVVAVICGVFIAGFSSIFTGINIIATVHTLRAPGMTWMRLPLFVWSMYATSIILVLATPVLAVTLILVAAEHLFQIGVFDPRLGGDPLLFQHLFWFYSHPAVYIMILPAMGVISELITASGHKRIFGYSFVAASSVAIAVIGFLVWGHHMFVAGQSMYASLAFSLLSFMVSIPSAIKAYNWSATLYKSDLTVTAPFLFALTFIGLFIIGGVTGLFLALLAADLHAHDTYFVVAHFHYIMVGAAVAGYFGALHFWWPKITGRLYPQLWGKITAVMIFCGFNLTFFPQFILGYLGMPRRYHTYDPDFQFLNVLSSAGASILAVAYALPFFYLLGSLRWGERAPMNPWEAAGLEWRIPSPPPTHNFEAPVIVDFEAYDYSPEARRDPL; translated from the coding sequence ATGAGCGCACCCAGTTATCTGCACAAACAGGGCTTGATGTCGTGGTTCCTGACCCAGGACCACAAGCGCATCGCGGTGCTGTACATGATCACCGTGACCTTCTTTTTCTTTGTCGGCGGGCTGGCGGCGAGCCTGATCCGTATCGAGCTGGTGACGCCGAACGGTGACTTGCTGACCGCCGACGGCTACAACCGCGCCTTTACCCTGCACGGGGTGATCATGGTCTGGTTCTTCCTGATCCCGTCGATTCCCAGTGTGTTCGGCAACTTTCTGGTGCCGATCATGATCGGTGCCAAGGACATGGCCTTTCCAAGGTTGAACCTGTTCAGCTGGTATCTGCTGCTCGGCGGCGGGTTGTTCACCTTGCTCGCGCTGTTGCTCGGCGGGGTCGATACCGGCTGGACTTTCTACACGCCGCTGTCGACGATGTTCAGCAACGGCCATGTGGTGGCGGTGATCTGCGGGGTGTTTATCGCCGGGTTTTCGTCGATCTTCACCGGCATCAACATCATCGCCACCGTGCACACGCTGCGCGCGCCGGGCATGACCTGGATGCGCCTGCCGCTGTTCGTCTGGTCGATGTACGCAACCTCGATCATTCTGGTGCTGGCCACTCCGGTGCTGGCGGTCACGCTGATTCTGGTGGCCGCCGAGCACCTGTTCCAGATCGGTGTGTTCGACCCGCGCCTGGGCGGCGATCCGTTGTTGTTTCAGCACCTGTTCTGGTTTTACAGCCACCCGGCGGTGTACATCATGATCCTGCCGGCCATGGGCGTGATCAGCGAATTGATCACCGCGTCAGGGCACAAGCGTATCTTCGGCTACAGCTTTGTCGCTGCGTCCAGCGTGGCCATCGCGGTGATCGGCTTTCTGGTGTGGGGTCATCACATGTTTGTCGCCGGGCAGTCGATGTATGCCAGCCTGGCGTTTTCGCTGCTCAGTTTCATGGTCTCGATCCCGTCGGCGATCAAGGCCTATAACTGGAGCGCGACCCTGTATAAAAGCGACCTGACGGTAACGGCGCCGTTTCTGTTTGCCCTGACCTTTATCGGCCTGTTCATCATCGGCGGCGTCACCGGGCTGTTCCTCGCACTGCTGGCGGCGGACTTGCATGCCCACGACACGTATTTCGTGGTCGCGCATTTCCACTACATCATGGTCGGCGCGGCGGTGGCCGGTTACTTCGGTGCGCTGCATTTCTGGTGGCCGAAAATTACTGGCCGGCTGTACCCGCAGCTATGGGGCAAGATCACCGCGGTGATGATTTTCTGTGGTTTCAATCTGACGTTCTTTCCGCAATTCATCCTCGGCTACCTGGGCATGCCCCGGCGATATCACACCTACGACCCGGACTTTCAGTTCCTCAATGTGCTGTCCTCGGCCGGCGCCTCGATCCTCGCCGTGGCCTATGCGTTGCCATTCTTCTACCTGCTGGGTTCGCTGCGCTGGGGCGAGCGGGCGCCGATGAACCCATGGGAAGCGGCAGGGCTGGAGTGGCGCATTCCGTCGCCGCCGCCGACGCACAACTTCGAGGCGCCCGTGATCGTGGATTTCGAAGCCTATGACTATTCCCCCGAGGCGCGCCGTGATCCGCTCTGA
- a CDS encoding cytochrome c oxidase subunit 3, with the protein MIRSDEQPAEQFAAWAQQREAARLGMWLFLASEVMMFGSLIMVAWFYRIEHADGVAEAVAGLHYGLATANTFMLLSSSLLMSLALIASEQMFSQPRQLLRVRRCLLGSAVLGLLFLTCKGIEYTLEYREGLLPGFTADSPLYLPSARLFMNLYFIATALHGVHVLVAVGLVLWLWARLKHLAPHQARTRIEMTTLYWHLVDAIWIVLFATLYLVGR; encoded by the coding sequence GTGATCCGCTCTGACGAACAGCCGGCCGAACAGTTCGCGGCCTGGGCGCAGCAGCGCGAGGCAGCGCGGCTGGGCATGTGGCTGTTTCTGGCCAGCGAAGTGATGATGTTCGGCAGCCTGATCATGGTGGCGTGGTTCTACCGGATCGAACATGCCGACGGTGTGGCCGAAGCGGTGGCAGGGCTGCATTACGGGTTGGCGACGGCCAACACCTTCATGCTGTTGAGCAGCAGCCTGTTGATGAGTCTGGCGTTGATTGCCTCTGAACAGATGTTTTCGCAGCCTCGGCAACTGCTTCGGGTGCGGCGATGTTTGCTTGGTTCGGCAGTGCTGGGGCTGCTGTTCCTGACCTGCAAAGGCATCGAATACACGCTGGAATATCGCGAAGGCCTGCTGCCCGGTTTCACCGCCGACTCGCCGTTGTACTTGCCGTCGGCGCGCCTGTTCATGAACCTGTATTTCATCGCCACCGCGCTGCATGGCGTGCACGTGCTGGTGGCCGTCGGGCTGGTGCTGTGGTTGTGGGCCCGACTCAAACACCTGGCGCCCCATCAGGCGCGTACCCGGATCGAGATGACCACGCTCTACTGGCACCTGGTGGACGCGATCTGGATCGTGCTGTTCGCGACGCTGTACCTGGTGGGGCGCTGA